From the Lepus europaeus isolate LE1 chromosome 12, mLepTim1.pri, whole genome shotgun sequence genome, one window contains:
- the HSPA5 gene encoding endoplasmic reticulum chaperone BiP: MKLSLVAAVLLLLGAARAEEEDKKEDVGTVVGIDLGTTYSCVGVFKNGRVEIIANDQGNRITPSYVAFTPEGERLIGDAAKNQLTSNPENTVFDAKRLIGRTWNDPSVQQDIKFLPFKVVEKKTKPYIQVDIGGGQTKTFAPEEISAMVLTKMKETAEAYLGKKVTHAVVTVPAYFNDAQRQATKDAGTIAGLNVMRIINEPTAAAIAYGLDKREGEKNILVFDLGGGTFDVSLLTIDNGVFEVVATNGDTHLGGEDFDQRVMEHFIKLYKKKTGKDVRKDNRAVQKLRREVEKAKRALSSQHQARIEIESFYEGEDFSETLTRAKFEELNMDLFRSTMKPVQKVLEDSDLKKSDIDEIVLVGGSTRIPKIQQLVKEFFNGKEPSRGINPDEAVAYGAAVQAGVLSGDQDTGDLVLLDVCPLTLGIETVGGVMTKLIPRNTVVPTKKSQIFSTASDNQPTVTIKVYEGERPLTKDNHLLGTFDLTGIPPAPRGVPQIEVTFEIDVNGILRVTAEDKGTGNKNKITITNDQNRLTPEEIERMVNDAEKFAEEDKKLKERIDTRNELESYAYSLKNQIGDKEKLGGKLSSEDKETMEKAVEEKIEWLESHQDADIEDFKAKKKELEEIVQPIISKLYGSAGPPPAGEEDTAEKDEL; the protein is encoded by the exons atgAAGCTCTCCCTGGTGGCTGcggtgctgctgctgctcggcGCGGCGCGGGCCGAGGAGGAGGACAAGAAGGAGGACGTGGGCACGGTGGTCGGCATCGACTTGGGGACCACCTACTCCTG CGTCGGGGTGTTCAAGAACGGCCGCGTGGAGATCATCGCCAACGACCAGGGCAACCGCATCACGCCGTCGTACGTGGCCTTCACCCCTGAGGGCGAGCGGCTGATCGGGGATGCGGCCAAGAACCAGCTCACGTCCAACCCCGAGAACACCGTCTTCGACGCCAAGCGGCTCATTGGCCGCACGTGGAACGACCCGTCCGTGCAGCAGGACATCAAGTTCCTGCCGTTCAAG GTGGTTGAAAAGAAAACTAAACCATACATTCAAGTTGACATTGGAGGTGGGCAAACAAAAACATTTGCTCCGGAAGAAATTTCTGCCATGGTTCTCACTAAAATGAAAGAGACTGCTGAGGCCTATCTGGGAAAAAAG GTTACCCATGCAGTTGTCACTGTACCAGCCTACTTCAATGATGCCCAACGTCAGGCGACCAAAGATGCTGGTACTATTGCTGGACTGAATGTTATGAGGATCATCAATGAACC TACTGCAGCTGCTATTGCTTATGGTCTGGATAagcgggagggagagaagaacatCCTGGTGTTTGACCTGGGTGGTGGAACCTTTGATGTGTCTCTTCTCACCATTGACAATGGTGTCTTCGAAGTCGTGGCCACTAATGGAGACACTCACCTGGGCGGGGAAGACTTCGACCAGCGTGTCATGGAGCACTTCATCAAGCTGTACAAAAAGAAGACTGGCAAAGATGTCAGGAAAGACAACAGAGCTGTGCAGAAGCTCCGGCGTGAAGTGGAAAAGGCCAAGCGGGCCCTGTCTTCCCAGCATCAAGCCAGAATTGAAATTGAGTCCTTCTATGAAGGAGAAGACTTTTCTGAGACCCTGACTCGGGCAAAATTCGAAGAGCTGAACATG GACCTGTTCCGGTCTACCATGAAACCCGTCCAGAAAGTGTTGGAGGATTCTGATTTGAAGAAGTCTGACATTGACGAAATTGTTCTTGTTGGTGGCTCTACTCGAATTCCAAAGATTCAGCAACTGGTTAAAGAGTTCTTCAACGGCAAGGAGCCATCCCGTGGCATAAACCCAGATGAGGCTGTAGCGTATGGTGCTGCTGTCCAGGCTGGCGTACTCTCCGGTGATCAAGATACAG gTGACCTGGTGCTGCTGGATGTATGTCCTCTTACACTTGGTATTGAAACTGTGGGAGGTGTCATGACCAAACTAATTCCAAGAAACACTGTAGTGCCCACCAAGAAATCTCAGATCTTCTCTACAGCTTCTGATAATCAGCCAACGGTTACAATTAAGGTCTATGAAG GCGAACGACCTCTGACGAAGGACAATCACCTTCTGGGTACATTTGATCTGACTGGAATCCCCCCTGCTCCCCGTGGAGTCCCGCAGATTGAAGTCACCTTTGAGATAGATGTGAATGGTATTCTTCGTGTGACAGCTGAGGACAAGGGCACGGGGAACAAGAATAAGATCACAATTACCAATGACCAAAATCGCCTGACACCTGAGGAGATTGAAAGGATGGTTAATGATGCCGAAAAATTTGCTGAGGAAGACAAAAAGCTCAAGGAGCGCATTGACACCAGAAACGAGCTGGAGAGCTATGCCTACTCGCTGAAGAATCAGATTGGAGACAAAGAGAAGCTGGGCGGCAAACTGTCCTCCGAGGATAAGGAAACCATGGAAAAAGCTGTAGAGGAAAAGATTGAATGGCTGGAAAGCCACCAAGATGCTGACATTGAAGACTTCAAAGCTAAAAAGAAGGAGCTAGAAGAAATTGTTCAGCCAATTATCAGCAAACTCTATGGAAGTGCAGGCCCTCCTCCAGCTGGCGAAGAGGACACGGCAGAAAAAGATGAGTTGTAG